Proteins encoded within one genomic window of Candidatus Neomarinimicrobiota bacterium:
- a CDS encoding XdhC family protein, producing MSRHRDIFVKMAELEEAEEPFAVATIISVKGSSSGRMGDKAIFGSSGERVAGWIGGGCVENRVARTTVETLADGEPRIVNIDLDSDQMGMGIPCGGSMSIIVEPQLKTPTILIRGMGRLVEVLARLGKLLNFSVVVQTSKEEASRFPETIKIVTEPLELDELDFSVDFLVLATHHRDDDKLSLQALKMGVPFVAVVASRKKTGIIMEYLKSKGVTDEDLDRFHAPAGLDLNAKTPEEIALSIMSEMVMHRNSGSGEPMRSQTAKKPATR from the coding sequence GTGTCGCGCCACAGAGACATATTCGTGAAGATGGCTGAACTTGAGGAAGCCGAAGAACCTTTTGCCGTGGCGACCATCATCAGTGTGAAAGGATCGTCCTCAGGAAGAATGGGTGACAAGGCAATATTCGGGAGCAGCGGAGAGAGAGTTGCCGGATGGATCGGGGGGGGTTGTGTTGAGAACCGTGTTGCCAGAACCACCGTTGAAACGTTGGCCGACGGTGAACCGAGAATCGTAAACATCGACCTGGATAGCGATCAAATGGGAATGGGTATCCCATGTGGAGGGAGTATGTCAATAATTGTGGAACCTCAATTGAAAACACCCACGATCCTCATTCGAGGAATGGGCCGCCTGGTGGAAGTGCTGGCCAGACTTGGAAAGCTGCTCAATTTCAGCGTGGTGGTGCAAACATCCAAAGAGGAAGCTTCGCGATTTCCGGAGACCATAAAGATTGTGACTGAACCTTTGGAGTTGGACGAGCTCGATTTTTCTGTGGACTTCCTCGTGCTGGCTACCCACCACCGTGACGACGATAAGCTTTCCCTGCAGGCTCTCAAGATGGGGGTGCCGTTCGTTGCCGTTGTAGCCAGCCGGAAGAAAACAGGCATTATTATGGAGTACCTGAAATCGAAAGGTGTCACTGACGAAGATCTTGACAGGTTTCATGCACCGGCCGGTCTCGATCTGAACGCAAAAACTCCTGAAGAAATCGCCCTGAGTATCATGTCGGAAATGGTGATGCACCGAAACTCCGGTTCGGGTGAACCCATGAGATCACAGACGGCGAAGAAACCAGCGACCCGGTAA
- a CDS encoding (2Fe-2S)-binding protein, with the protein MSKDNHSKDQGSGLSRREFLKISGLSLSVPLLTGGRTLKISGENVTVYGPGKSPVALSVNGKTYKVELEPRVTLLDTLRQELDLTGAKRVCDGGTCGACTVIIDGKPVYSCSILAIDAQGKEITTVEAMMEGDRLHPIQQAFIDNDAQQCGFCTPGFVMAAQAFLREKPHPTPEEVKTGLGGNLCRCGTYMGIRAAIMQASKG; encoded by the coding sequence ATGAGCAAGGATAACCATTCCAAGGATCAGGGTTCTGGCCTGTCGCGCCGGGAATTCCTGAAAATTTCCGGTCTATCCCTTTCTGTCCCCCTCCTCACCGGTGGACGCACCCTCAAAATTTCCGGGGAGAATGTAACGGTCTACGGCCCAGGTAAGTCCCCTGTGGCACTCAGCGTTAACGGAAAGACGTATAAGGTTGAGCTGGAGCCTCGCGTTACCCTCCTTGATACACTTCGCCAGGAACTTGACCTCACGGGAGCCAAACGCGTCTGCGACGGGGGAACGTGCGGGGCCTGCACCGTGATTATAGACGGCAAACCTGTCTATTCATGCTCAATCCTTGCGATCGATGCTCAGGGCAAGGAGATAACCACAGTTGAAGCAATGATGGAAGGTGACCGCCTCCATCCCATACAACAGGCCTTCATTGACAATGATGCCCAGCAGTGTGGTTTCTGCACACCCGGCTTCGTCATGGCTGCCCAGGCCTTTCTTCGGGAGAAACCCCATCCTACCCCGGAGGAAGTCAAAACTGGTCTGGGTGGGAACCTGTGCCGGTGCGGAACCTATATGGGCATCCGGGCTGCCATTATGCAGGCGTCAAAGGGGTAA
- a CDS encoding nucleotidyltransferase family protein, translating to MKVAAIVLAAGSSERLPEKNKLLLEISGIPMIKLVCASVEAAGYDPIIVVTGYERSLIRSTLKRNQVLFVHNDAWETGMSGSIRTGITTLPTEVDGCAIVLGDMPLVKVDTLRTLRVTFDRKKGAKIVYPLSGNRQGNPVLFPKTYFTEIMSISSDQRCKSILNHHIESAVPVELISDDVLIDCDTQRDYLRLLEKTEQD from the coding sequence ATGAAAGTAGCAGCAATCGTTCTTGCCGCCGGCAGTTCAGAGCGTCTACCCGAAAAGAATAAGCTGCTTCTTGAAATCTCTGGAATTCCAATGATAAAACTTGTCTGCGCCAGCGTGGAAGCCGCCGGGTATGATCCCATCATTGTGGTAACCGGCTACGAGCGAAGCCTGATTCGCTCAACCCTGAAAAGGAATCAGGTTCTTTTTGTCCACAATGATGCATGGGAAACCGGCATGTCCGGTTCAATTCGGACGGGAATAACAACCCTTCCCACAGAAGTGGATGGGTGCGCCATCGTTCTGGGAGACATGCCGCTCGTCAAGGTGGATACCCTTCGAACTCTAAGAGTGACATTTGACCGGAAAAAAGGAGCGAAAATAGTCTACCCGCTTTCAGGGAATCGCCAGGGGAATCCCGTCCTTTTCCCGAAAACCTATTTCACAGAGATAATGTCTATTTCGAGTGACCAAAGATGCAAGTCAATACTGAACCATCATATTGAGAGTGCGGTCCCGGTGGAGTTGATCTCAGACGATGTCCTTATTGACTGCGACACGCAGAGGGACTACCTTAGACTTCTCGAAAAAACGGAGCAGGATTAG
- a CDS encoding T9SS type A sorting domain-containing protein codes for MRLSSKSYPLTSILLASLILFMRGDEQLKVQPPDGIDDESRRKTSTQMKRARWNYFFRMLKDPATNQIPHGIREKELAFARTLRRTFRGIEDTLFTWTEVGPTDVGGRTRALTVDVANSNIIMAGGVSGGIWKSTDGGESWVTKSDPSQSLSVTSLAQDIRPGHTSTWYYTTGEFVGNSASDLGKRSPFFGTGLYKSIDNGETWEQVPDPWGRNPTSWDSPLDFVSRIVISPTTGSVFLASNGIGVYRSTDQGNTFDLVLGGINDHFYTDVVVGFQGKLAAVLSQFGHNSDPVHTPGVYRSVDDGDEWTDITPASFPDSHERSVIALAPSNPDILYVLTFTGDIDDNERDDVRFHKINVSTEVFEDRSNNLPDFGDEGFVHTQHNYNMVLAVKPDDEDFVMIGATSLFRSRDGFATKSQDIYDTWIGGYESGNAPNHYPNLHPDQHVIVFDPADAKRVWIGHDGGLSVASNITASSSSTFFFPWINKNNGYNVVQYYTIAISDEPDDQRIMGGTQDNGTPFFTWDGNDTGPSRDMSSGDGGFAYLGDEFAYSSSHNGRVLRLDYDRSGHPSFAAGWTAVTPEGAQDRLFITPFAVDPNDEEVMYYAAGNTLWRNDQLSAIPQGKDSTSVGWSPLTNIAIPSDYLLSAMRVSRYNPKHLLYYGASSSVGPPKLYRLEEAHTATEGEEDISIGDTPAGAYVHDIAVNPVDGNEILVVLSNYNIVGLYHSSDGGRLYESVEGNLTGSGEKPGPSLRSAAILPVTQGVIYLLATSTGVYSTMELDGANTLWKQEGEKELGNVVAARIEARTSDGGAVVGTHGRGVFMGTLNTALHAGLPSTFSLGHNFPNPFNRATSIPYHLPKPAHVKLTIYNVKGQTVASLVEEFKLAGSHVTFWDAKNVSSSVYFYRMATTDFSETRKCILVK; via the coding sequence TTGAGACTGAGTTCCAAAAGTTATCCCCTGACCAGTATCCTCCTCGCTTCCTTGATCCTTTTCATGAGGGGGGATGAACAGCTCAAAGTTCAACCTCCGGATGGGATAGATGATGAGTCGAGGCGTAAAACGTCAACCCAAATGAAGAGGGCACGGTGGAACTATTTTTTTCGAATGCTGAAGGACCCCGCCACGAATCAAATACCTCATGGTATCCGCGAGAAAGAACTAGCCTTCGCCCGCACATTGAGGCGAACCTTCAGAGGAATTGAGGATACCTTGTTCACCTGGACTGAAGTGGGACCTACGGATGTGGGAGGAAGGACAAGGGCTCTGACAGTCGATGTTGCCAACTCAAATATCATCATGGCCGGCGGCGTTTCAGGAGGTATCTGGAAATCGACAGACGGAGGCGAATCGTGGGTTACAAAGAGCGATCCGTCACAGAGTTTGAGCGTTACTTCTCTGGCTCAAGATATCCGTCCGGGTCATACCAGTACCTGGTACTACACGACAGGAGAATTCGTGGGGAATTCCGCATCTGACCTGGGAAAAAGGTCCCCTTTCTTCGGAACCGGTCTGTACAAATCGATCGATAACGGCGAAACCTGGGAGCAAGTACCCGATCCCTGGGGCAGAAATCCCACATCGTGGGACAGTCCTCTTGACTTCGTGTCGAGAATTGTAATCAGTCCCACCACCGGCAGCGTCTTCCTGGCCAGTAACGGTATTGGCGTCTACCGTTCCACCGACCAGGGGAATACGTTCGACCTGGTTCTCGGCGGGATCAATGACCACTTTTACACCGATGTTGTTGTGGGATTCCAGGGGAAACTTGCAGCAGTCCTGTCCCAGTTCGGCCATAACTCGGACCCGGTCCACACCCCCGGTGTGTACAGATCCGTGGACGACGGCGACGAATGGACCGATATCACTCCTGCCAGCTTCCCTGACTCTCATGAGCGGAGCGTAATCGCCCTCGCACCATCGAACCCGGATATCCTCTATGTTCTCACTTTCACGGGCGACATTGACGACAATGAGCGTGACGACGTCCGGTTTCACAAAATCAATGTCTCCACGGAAGTATTCGAGGACCGGTCCAACAACCTGCCGGATTTTGGTGATGAAGGCTTTGTGCACACTCAACACAACTACAATATGGTCCTCGCCGTCAAACCGGATGACGAAGATTTCGTGATGATTGGGGCCACCAGCCTTTTCAGATCAAGAGATGGCTTCGCCACAAAGTCACAAGACATTTATGATACTTGGATCGGAGGCTACGAATCGGGTAACGCCCCCAACCATTATCCCAATTTGCATCCCGATCAGCACGTCATCGTTTTTGATCCTGCGGATGCAAAAAGGGTGTGGATCGGCCACGATGGCGGCCTGAGCGTTGCGTCAAATATCACGGCGTCTTCATCCTCCACGTTCTTTTTTCCATGGATAAACAAGAACAATGGCTACAATGTGGTCCAGTACTACACCATTGCAATTTCGGACGAGCCAGATGACCAGAGAATCATGGGTGGAACCCAGGATAACGGGACGCCCTTTTTCACCTGGGACGGAAACGATACAGGACCCTCCAGGGATATGAGCTCCGGCGACGGCGGTTTTGCCTACCTTGGCGATGAATTTGCCTACAGCTCGTCACACAACGGGCGTGTTCTTCGTCTGGATTATGACAGGTCCGGCCATCCATCCTTCGCCGCTGGTTGGACCGCGGTCACACCGGAAGGTGCGCAGGACAGACTTTTCATCACGCCATTTGCGGTGGATCCAAATGATGAGGAGGTGATGTATTATGCCGCTGGGAATACGCTCTGGCGGAACGATCAGCTCTCCGCCATTCCCCAGGGTAAAGATTCCACCTCCGTGGGGTGGTCCCCGCTGACGAACATCGCAATTCCTTCCGATTATCTCCTTTCCGCCATGAGGGTATCCCGCTACAACCCGAAACATCTGCTTTATTATGGTGCCAGCAGCTCCGTGGGACCTCCGAAACTGTACAGGCTTGAAGAAGCTCATACCGCGACCGAGGGTGAAGAGGATATTTCCATAGGGGACACTCCCGCTGGAGCTTACGTTCACGATATAGCCGTCAATCCTGTTGACGGTAACGAAATCCTTGTGGTGCTGTCGAACTACAACATTGTTGGACTCTATCACTCAAGCGACGGGGGAAGACTGTACGAATCCGTGGAGGGAAATCTAACGGGCAGTGGTGAGAAACCGGGCCCGTCCCTCCGTTCTGCGGCAATCCTGCCGGTAACTCAAGGAGTCATTTATCTCCTGGCAACGAGTACCGGTGTCTACTCCACGATGGAACTTGACGGGGCCAATACGCTTTGGAAACAGGAAGGAGAAAAAGAGCTGGGCAATGTCGTCGCCGCCAGGATAGAGGCCAGAACGTCAGACGGCGGGGCCGTCGTGGGAACGCACGGCCGGGGCGTGTTCATGGGCACTCTCAACACAGCGCTGCATGCGGGACTACCGTCGACTTTCTCGCTGGGTCATAACTTTCCCAATCCCTTTAACCGTGCCACGTCCATCCCTTACCATCTGCCCAAACCAGCCCATGTGAAGCTGACTATCTACAACGTGAAGGGACAGACGGTCGCATCTCTCGTGGAAGAGTTCAAACTGGCAGGTTCTCATGTGACATTCTGGGATGCGAAAAATGTAAGCTCAAGTGTATACTTTTACCGAATGGCCACTACAGATTTCTCGGAAACCAGAAAGTGCATTCTGGTGAAGTAG
- a CDS encoding xanthine dehydrogenase family protein molybdopterin-binding subunit, with product MPDYRWPEREKRRLIGKRISRVDGPAKVSGKAKYTYDVKRPGMLYGKILRCPYAHAKILSIDASKAERMPGVKAVKVIQDPGTEIFWAGDEIVGVAAVDETTADDAIRSIEVQYEVLPHLVVDSDPSLAGDRLRPSAEEVKGNPERAFEESDVTAEGIYGTPVITHCCMESHGSISEWNEDKLLVHISTQAVSSISDAMAEALKIPAGNVRTKMDHMGGGFGSKFGPDRWGIETARISRLAGGKPVKIMLERDAELTVAGARPSAYARVKVSARKDGTILAWDSESWGTGGIGGGGRPPLPYVFDIPHQRIRHMSIINNIGSARAWRAPNHPQACLITMGALEDLANKLEMDPLDLVLKNIELTGRRSTVYEEEFLKAAELMGWKEKWHPRGDKTKGPVKRGLGLALHTWGGRGHGSNCDLTIHPDGTTDIKLGTQDLGTGTRTVITITAAETLGLPMSSINLMIGDSLFPVSGASGGSTTVGGVSSSTRRAALDALSQLFEKVAPALNAKPGDLEAVKGKIQVRKDPSRSLTWVEACKSLGGTPITVRGQNPGPGRLASSGVGGVQMADVSVDIETGVVKMNRMVAVQDCGLIINPKLAESQCYGGMIMGIGYALYEEKIMDPASGRMLNPNMEFYKLAGNGDIGELVVHMMNSDEHDGRGVIGLGEPPVISPGAAISNAVANAIGVRVPFLPLTPNRVLEALAS from the coding sequence GTGCCAGATTACCGGTGGCCTGAACGGGAAAAGCGAAGACTTATAGGCAAACGGATATCTCGCGTGGATGGACCTGCTAAAGTATCCGGGAAAGCGAAGTATACGTATGACGTAAAACGTCCCGGGATGCTCTACGGAAAAATCCTGCGGTGCCCGTACGCCCACGCGAAAATTTTGAGTATCGACGCCAGCAAAGCGGAGAGGATGCCCGGTGTCAAAGCGGTAAAGGTTATCCAGGATCCCGGCACGGAAATCTTCTGGGCTGGAGACGAAATTGTCGGTGTCGCTGCCGTGGATGAAACGACGGCCGATGACGCCATCAGGTCGATTGAGGTTCAGTACGAAGTCCTTCCCCATCTGGTTGTTGATTCCGATCCTTCACTCGCAGGCGACAGATTGAGGCCATCAGCTGAAGAAGTGAAGGGGAATCCGGAAAGGGCCTTCGAAGAATCGGATGTGACCGCTGAGGGAATTTACGGGACACCTGTCATTACCCATTGCTGTATGGAAAGTCATGGGTCCATTTCAGAGTGGAATGAGGACAAACTTCTCGTTCACATTTCCACACAGGCAGTTAGTTCCATTTCTGATGCGATGGCCGAAGCTCTGAAGATCCCCGCCGGAAATGTCCGGACGAAAATGGATCACATGGGTGGAGGATTCGGGAGCAAATTCGGTCCCGACCGTTGGGGGATCGAAACCGCCCGCATCTCCAGGCTGGCCGGGGGAAAGCCTGTCAAGATCATGCTTGAACGCGATGCCGAATTGACGGTGGCCGGTGCCCGGCCTTCCGCGTATGCTCGCGTCAAAGTGAGTGCCAGGAAGGACGGCACGATTCTCGCCTGGGACTCCGAGTCGTGGGGAACCGGAGGGATAGGCGGCGGTGGACGGCCACCTCTGCCGTATGTTTTCGATATCCCTCACCAACGCATCCGTCACATGTCTATCATTAACAATATCGGAAGCGCCAGGGCCTGGCGTGCGCCGAATCACCCCCAGGCCTGTCTCATTACTATGGGTGCGCTTGAAGATCTTGCGAACAAGCTCGAGATGGACCCTCTGGATCTTGTGTTGAAGAATATCGAATTGACGGGTCGGCGGTCAACCGTTTACGAGGAAGAATTTCTGAAAGCCGCCGAACTGATGGGATGGAAGGAAAAATGGCATCCTCGCGGCGATAAAACAAAGGGACCTGTCAAACGGGGTTTGGGACTTGCGCTGCACACCTGGGGCGGTCGTGGGCACGGAAGCAATTGTGATCTGACCATTCATCCCGACGGAACGACGGATATCAAGTTGGGGACACAGGACCTGGGAACGGGCACGAGAACCGTCATAACCATCACCGCCGCTGAAACACTTGGACTACCCATGAGCAGCATCAACCTGATGATTGGCGACAGCCTCTTCCCCGTGTCCGGTGCCTCGGGTGGTAGCACTACCGTTGGGGGCGTAAGTTCCTCAACACGCCGCGCGGCTCTGGACGCCCTCTCCCAATTGTTCGAAAAGGTCGCACCAGCTCTCAACGCAAAGCCTGGGGACCTCGAGGCCGTCAAAGGAAAGATTCAAGTGAGGAAAGACCCCAGCCGGAGCCTTACCTGGGTCGAGGCGTGCAAGAGCCTGGGAGGAACTCCCATCACTGTCAGGGGTCAGAATCCCGGTCCGGGGAGACTCGCAAGCAGCGGTGTCGGCGGAGTTCAGATGGCTGACGTCTCGGTAGATATTGAAACGGGTGTGGTAAAGATGAACAGAATGGTGGCCGTACAGGACTGCGGTCTCATTATTAACCCGAAGCTCGCTGAAAGCCAGTGCTACGGGGGCATGATCATGGGGATCGGGTACGCCCTTTACGAAGAAAAGATTATGGATCCTGCCTCCGGCAGAATGCTGAATCCCAATATGGAGTTCTACAAGTTGGCAGGAAACGGAGACATTGGAGAACTGGTTGTCCACATGATGAACAGCGACGAGCATGACGGCAG